GCCCGTAATTATATCAACAGGTTTTCATCAATCGATGAAACAGGCACGGTAAACCGAGTTGTGGGATTGGGGGCAATAGTTGACAGGTTTAATACCAGTATCCGTTCCCAGTACGGAAGGATACAACTTAGTTATGACGATGTAATCAATGAAAAACATACCATAACCGCATTAGGCGGATTTGAGATTAAGGACTATCAGGAAGATTATTTTGCGCAACGTTATTATGGCTATAACCCTGAACTGGGAACCAATAGTAATTCGCAAATCAACCCAATGCAATACTATAAGATTTACTATGACCCTTTTGGTTATTCTACCATTGCTACCGACCCATCCGAATCAGGGGCAACAGACCGCTACCGTTCATGGTATTTCAATGCGGCCTATACCTTTAACAACCTGTATACTATCAGTGGAAGTGTAAGGAAAGACGAGACTAACTTGTTTGGTGTAAAAGCAAACCAGAAAGGAGTGCCTTTATGGTCTGCCGGAGCTAGCTGGAACATTGGGAAAGAAGCCTTTTATCATAGTGCCTTACTTCCGAATCTAAAACTCAGAATGTCTTTTGGATATAACGGCAATGTTGATAAAACTACTTCCGCCTACCTGACAGCTAATGCCTTGTTCTATAATAACTGGAATGTTAACTACAGTACCATTATAAATCCTCCTAACCCTTCTTTGGGATGGGAGAAAATTCAAAATGTTAACTTGGGGTTAGATTTCGCATTAAAAAATCATGTTGTTTCCGGTTCATTAGAATATTACCAAAAAAAGGGAACAGACTTAATAGGTAACAGCCCAATTGCGCCACAAACGGGAGTTACCTATTATAGAGGGAACAATGCTAATAGTGAGATTAATGGATTTGATGCCACTATCAATTTTATAGCCTTGAACAAAAGGGTTAAATGGGATATTGACTTTCTTTATAGCTATATGTCAAATAAAATTACCAAGTATAAAGCCTTGCAGGGATACAATGGGGTAATTATAAATGGTAATTATAGCAATCCTTTAGAAGGCTATCCTTATTCTTCCGTTTTCGCCTTCAGATCAGCTGGATTGGATAGTGAGGGTAATCCGCAAGGTTATCTTAATGGGGATATTAGTACGGAATATTCAGAGATTTATAACTCAACCGATTCGGATGAATTGATCTTTAAGGGGTCTGCGGTTCCAATCTCTTTCGGTAGTCTGAGGAATAATTTACAATTTAAGGACTTCTCTTTATCGGTCAATGTTATTTACAAGCTGGATTACTATTTCCGCAGGACAGGTGCATTTTCTGGAAGTAATTATAGCAATTATACGCAGGGCGATTTTCCTGACCGATGGCAAAATCAGGGCGATGAATTAACGACTAGGGTTCCGTCTTTAGTATACCCGCAGAATTACCTGAGAGATCTCTTTTATTTAAGTTCGGAGGATGTAGTGGAAAAGGGTGACCATATCCGACTGCAGGATATAAGACTTAGTTATCAGCTTAATAAAAACAACCTTAAATGGCTCCCTTTTCACACGATTCAAATCTATAGCTATATCAATAATATAGGTATAATATGGCGAGCCAATAAAAAGGGAATTGATCCAGATGTCGGAACGCAGTTAATTCCGGCAGTGAGAACATTTGCATTTGGGGTAAACACAACTTTTTAAAATTCAGGACATGAAGAACTATACAAAAAATACAATATGGCTTATCTTTTCCCTTTTTTCTTTCATATACGGTTGTAATGAGGGCTTTCTGGAAGAAAAACCTAGCACTGCCTTACAGCAACCGCATACTATTGCTGATTTTGAGCAACTTTTGAGCAATACCGATGTATTCAACCAGACAAGCTCTCTAGTATTGGCTGCTTCAGATGAATACGAAATCCCTACTTATGAGGCCTATCTTGCCCTTACACAATTAACGGCTCGTAATTCCTATACTTGGGAAAAAGACCTATATGGCGGGCAGGTAAATGTACCACAGTGGAACCTTCCTTATACTGCTGTTTTTTACACTAACAATGTACTGGAAGGATTACAAACCTCAAATAATATAGGAACAGCAGATTGGAACAAAATAAAGGGATGGGCTCTATTTTCACGTGCCTATGCTTTCTATGACCTAGCTCAGAATTTCTGTGAAACCTATGATAGTGATACCGCCGGGAGTACTTTGGGAATTCCCATCAGGCTTAAACCTGGTGTCGATGAAATTGTGCAGAGATCAACATTGCAGAAAACCTATGAGCAAATCCTCTCCGATTTGACCCAGGCAGATGATTTGCTGGATAACGATATCTCTGAAGATTTTCGTTATCAGCCTTCAAAAGCCGCTGTATACGCTTTTTTTGCAAGGGTTTATCTAAGCATGGGGCAATACGCTGAAGCCGAAAATTATGCAGACCTTTGTTTGGCCACCTATAACGCGCTTATTGATTACAATACCATTTCGAAAACCGCTTCAACACCGTTTAGGAACTCAAATGTAGAAAATATTTACTACAGTGTACAAACAACTGACCTGACCGCTGTTTCAGCCTCCTTATCCAGTGCAAAATATACGGTAAAGCCTTCTGTTCTGGCAATGTACGATTCCAACGATTTGAGAAGGTCGCTTTATTTTTCTTTAGTGGCCAGCGGGAATACCATAAGAAAAAGGACCTATAGCGGGCATCCTTTATTCTTTACAGGCTTGGCTACAGATGAAGTGTACCTGATAAAAGCAGAGTGTGCAGCACGAAGGACCGATTATCCTGTGGCATTGGAAACATTAAACACCCTGTTGGAAAACCGATTTGCTACTGGGACATTTACTCCCCTGACGGTTGGAAACACCCCTAACGTTTTAGCAACCGTATTGGAAGAAAGACAAAAGGAATTGGTTTTTAGGGGACTGAGATGGTCTGACCTGAAACGTTATAATAAGGAAGGAGCAAATATTACACTCACAAGGGTTCTGAACGGCCAGTCCTATACTTTAGCTCCAAATGCCCCAAGATATGTCTTTCCTATTCCTTCTGATGAAATAAGCTATAGCGGAATAGAACAAAACCCTAGGTAGATCCTAAAAATAAATAATGGTAGGAAAAATAACCGTCTTTAAATTGTGACGGTACTTACTCTTTTCCTGCTTTTAATAAATGTAGAAACGTTATTTAAGATGAAAACAAATAAAAAATATTTTGTACAGAAACTAAATCCCATTATACTTTTGGGCATTATAACCCTGTTACAGTTAACAGCCTGTAAAAAAGCAGATTCAGATACGCCTTTAAACAGAAATATTGTCATTTATGGCACTTTAGGCGTAGAAATTAAAGCCTCAGATAGAGAAAAAATTGAAGAAGAAGTTGTTGTGCAATCACAGTTTTTATCAGGATCTGATCTAAATCATATACAGCGTTGTAAAGTAGAACTTAAAAGCAATAATTTTAGTATCACGATAAAACCCCAAGGTGATTTTAGTTTTGTTAGTTTGGCAAGTTTTCCCTCAAAGATCTTAAAAAAGGGTTCCTTTTTTATTGTGCCAGGAGACTCCATCCATATTGACATACAGGATAGTGAAAAATGTATAATAAATTCCAACAACCCCCAATTGCTTCAGTGCCAACTTGATTTAATGGAAGTAAAAAACATCAGTGAATACCCAATAACAGAGAATTCTTCTGCGGTATCAAGGCTTTCTGATTATAAAGATAGTGCTTTTAATCGTTATGAAGAAATATTCTCCCAGTATGAAGGAAAGGTAGCCCCTGAAGTATTAAACACTTTAAAAATTCATTACCAGACACAACAAAACGCTATTTTTATGACCAAGGTGAATAGTTACGCTCTATTTTCCCATAATGATAGCCTTAAATACAAGGCAAAAAGCAGAATAATCAGTGATTTTGAAACTTTGGATATTATATCTGATACCCTTCAGGTTAGATACTCCATCAACTATGCCGAATATCTGTTAAGCTATATACGTAACTATCATCAACTTACTAGTCCTTTAGCAAATCAGGAGCAGTTGTTTGCGAAAATTTATAAGAATATTGATAAAAACTACCAAGGACTGTTAAGGGATAAGCTATTAACAGTGTTGTCTATTAGGTATATGAATTCCAGTAAGGCTTCCTATACCTACCTAAGCCGTAGCCATGCTTCTGTAAAAGATCCTGATTATCGTGAAATATTAAGGGTTATAAGAGAAGCAAGAACGGCAGGTAAAAAGGTGTTTCCCTTTGCCCTTCCGGATGTAAACGGTAAAGTCTATACACCCGACGATTTTAAAGGAAAAGTAGTGGTATGTAAGCTTTGGTTTACCGGTTGCGGAGGTTGTACCTATCTACACAAAGTATTAAAACCCTGGAAACTAAAATATAAGGATAACAAGGAGGTGGAATTTATCAGTATAAATGTTAACAACAAAAAAGGACAATGGGAAAAAGGGCTACAGTCCGGAGTCTATTGTTCCCCCGATGAAATTAACCTGTCTACTTTCGGGGAAGGGTTTGATCATCCAATGCTAAAATATTACAACTTTGTGGGTTACCCGCAAGTATTGGTGTTTGATAAAAACGGGAATCTAATCTCTGCAAATCCAGCAGTAGGAGGAAATTATGAAGTCTTGAAATCAGAGCTTGACAAAATGATTCTTGAGAATTTATAAAAAAAGGCTCCGGTTTTGCCGGAGCCTGTTTGTTTACTAGTCTTGATTCCAAAGTCTGTTACCGCCCGATTCTGTCCCTCCAGGAGGTCGGCTAGAATAGTTAAAGGAAGATACTCCAGGGTCGTTGGCATATATAATCTTACATCCGTGATCAACCACTTGATCCGGATCGCAAAATCCCTCAGGATTTGTGATTTTTGTGTAATTATCAAGACTTAACTGATAAAATGTAACCGAAGCTACGTTCTCTGATGCTCTAAAGGCACTAAATCCAATAGCAAGGACTGCTACCAGCATGCCCATTGCAAGTTTTTGAAAATTTTTCATAGTTTAATTGTTTTTAAAAATTGATTTGCTAAGTCTCAGGGCAATCACAGCTAGTGCAATACATGCACTGTTAAACACTAGATGACCACCCCAGCCTAGTCTTTCGATAATCAGGTTGCATTGGCATGGAAGCTTTTCAGCCCAGAAATACATGCTAACTATATAGAGTGTAAAGACACCCATTAAACCAGTAAAGGCATATAGTCCGACACGTTGTGTTTTGGGCATGATAAGCAATAGCGATATAGCGATTTCACTTATCGGAACCATCCAGCCGACAAAAGTTGCCAGTGACCCAACAAATGTTACCTTAGCAAGGCCTAGGATAAATCTTTCGTGATCCACTATTTTGGTATAAGCAGAAGTTAGAAAAAGAAATACACCACCCAAGCAAATGATAAGGACAATCGCATCCTTTAGTCTTGGACTAAGCCGAAAAAAGGACTGTTTATTCACTAAAGTAACCATAATGCAAACCGTTTAAAGATGAGATAAAATAGTTGTAAAAAACATACACTGTAGATAGGGCAATAAGGCCTAGGTACCACTTTCCACAATACCAGTAAACTGCGCATTTTACTGATAGCATACTTTTAATTCACATCGGTAAAACATAAAAGCCATTAAATGCTTATTTTCTACCGTTACAGTCGGGCAACTACAATAATTTTGCATTGCCAAATCCAATCCATCCCACATTTAATATGAAATAGGGTCGTCATATAACTTGTGCCCTTCCATTAACTTACTAAAAACTGCATAAACAAATAAAAGGACATAAATCAAACAAAATA
This genomic window from Mariniflexile sp. TRM1-10 contains:
- a CDS encoding TlpA family protein disulfide reductase, which codes for MKTNKKYFVQKLNPIILLGIITLLQLTACKKADSDTPLNRNIVIYGTLGVEIKASDREKIEEEVVVQSQFLSGSDLNHIQRCKVELKSNNFSITIKPQGDFSFVSLASFPSKILKKGSFFIVPGDSIHIDIQDSEKCIINSNNPQLLQCQLDLMEVKNISEYPITENSSAVSRLSDYKDSAFNRYEEIFSQYEGKVAPEVLNTLKIHYQTQQNAIFMTKVNSYALFSHNDSLKYKAKSRIISDFETLDIISDTLQVRYSINYAEYLLSYIRNYHQLTSPLANQEQLFAKIYKNIDKNYQGLLRDKLLTVLSIRYMNSSKASYTYLSRSHASVKDPDYREILRVIREARTAGKKVFPFALPDVNGKVYTPDDFKGKVVVCKLWFTGCGGCTYLHKVLKPWKLKYKDNKEVEFISINVNNKKGQWEKGLQSGVYCSPDEINLSTFGEGFDHPMLKYYNFVGYPQVLVFDKNGNLISANPAVGGNYEVLKSELDKMILENL
- a CDS encoding RagB/SusD family nutrient uptake outer membrane protein; translated protein: MKNYTKNTIWLIFSLFSFIYGCNEGFLEEKPSTALQQPHTIADFEQLLSNTDVFNQTSSLVLAASDEYEIPTYEAYLALTQLTARNSYTWEKDLYGGQVNVPQWNLPYTAVFYTNNVLEGLQTSNNIGTADWNKIKGWALFSRAYAFYDLAQNFCETYDSDTAGSTLGIPIRLKPGVDEIVQRSTLQKTYEQILSDLTQADDLLDNDISEDFRYQPSKAAVYAFFARVYLSMGQYAEAENYADLCLATYNALIDYNTISKTASTPFRNSNVENIYYSVQTTDLTAVSASLSSAKYTVKPSVLAMYDSNDLRRSLYFSLVASGNTIRKRTYSGHPLFFTGLATDEVYLIKAECAARRTDYPVALETLNTLLENRFATGTFTPLTVGNTPNVLATVLEERQKELVFRGLRWSDLKRYNKEGANITLTRVLNGQSYTLAPNAPRYVFPIPSDEISYSGIEQNPR
- a CDS encoding MauE/DoxX family redox-associated membrane protein, which translates into the protein MVTLVNKQSFFRLSPRLKDAIVLIICLGGVFLFLTSAYTKIVDHERFILGLAKVTFVGSLATFVGWMVPISEIAISLLLIMPKTQRVGLYAFTGLMGVFTLYIVSMYFWAEKLPCQCNLIIERLGWGGHLVFNSACIALAVIALRLSKSIFKNN